TAACTGATCTTTCTTATCAAGGCTTGTCTTAGATCCCTCTTTAATTAAGTATACCGATGAAACCGTCATCATAATGGATAAATATTTAATCAAATAATTCCGTAATTTTTTATTTTTTACTGCCATTACATCGCAACAATCAATCATAAGTTTATTTACTCGTAGCTGTTGGTCAATGCGCTTAATCATATTCGCTTCATTTACTGATTGATCATCTCTTCCAATAAAATAACGATAGAAATTAACATTCATATAATACATTGTTTTAACATGAATTAATGGTTGGTAAACAAAGATATTATCTACATAAAACGTATGCTTTGGCAACTCTAACTTACAATCACGTAATAACTTCGTGCGATAAATTACTGAATGCATTAAAATATATTGTCCTTGCCTAAAATGCTTTACTTCATCCCAAGTAAAGATTCGATCTTGTGGAAGAGCCGTTTTATAAGAGATGACTCTTTTCTTTTGCTCATTTACCTTTTCATAGACATAGTTTGCAATGAATAAGTCTAATTGGGTACTTGATTCAACCATGTCACGAAGTACAACAAGTATCTTTTCCAATGCTACCGTGTCAACCCAATCATCACTATCTACTACTTTAAAATACATTCCTGTAGCATTTCTAAGGCCAGTATTAACAGCCTCACCATGACCACCATTTTCTTGATGAACGGCCTTTACAAT
This portion of the Clostridium sp. Marseille-P299 genome encodes:
- a CDS encoding glycosyltransferase family 2 protein; amino-acid sequence: MKLLSVAVPCYNSAAYMSKAIDTLLTGGDDMEIIIVNDGSHDDTGKIADSYAESYPNIVKAVHQENGGHGEAVNTGLRNATGMYFKVVDSDDWVDTVALEKILVVLRDMVESSTQLDLFIANYVYEKVNEQKKRVISYKTALPQDRIFTWDEVKHFRQGQYILMHSVIYRTKLLRDCKLELPKHTFYVDNIFVYQPLIHVKTMYYMNVNFYRYFIGRDDQSVNEANMIKRIDQQLRVNKLMIDCCDVMAVKNKKLRNYLIKYLSIMMTVSSVYLIKEGSKTSLDKKDQLWSYLEKKDKRLYKKISSCMLGKSMNLKSELGRKIVKLGYLISKKIYKFG